Proteins from a single region of Acidovorax sp. NCPPB 3576:
- a CDS encoding cytochrome C assembly family protein, translating to MILPSASPVSWLLALSAAMAYAAPAVAAARFGGKTGRTALWVAWGLHAAVLAYSLLGSTPHFGFAPALSMTAWLVLTVYAVERQMFPELQARWMLGALGSVAVLLALLFPGQPLHVNASAWLPLHLALGIASYGLFAAAVVHAWLMTRAERKIRQAADPHSGIPLLTLERLTFRFVMAGFVLLTATLVAGWLFGETLYGRAWNWEHKTVFSVLSWITFAVLLIGRTRFGWRGRSAVRVLYAGAGLLLLAYVGSRFVLEVVLGRAA from the coding sequence ATGATTTTACCCAGTGCGTCTCCCGTCAGCTGGCTGCTGGCCTTGTCCGCGGCGATGGCTTACGCCGCCCCTGCCGTGGCCGCCGCGCGGTTCGGCGGCAAAACGGGCCGCACCGCGCTCTGGGTCGCCTGGGGGCTGCACGCGGCGGTGCTGGCCTACAGCCTGCTCGGCAGCACGCCGCACTTCGGTTTCGCGCCCGCCCTGTCGATGACGGCGTGGCTGGTCCTCACGGTGTACGCCGTCGAACGCCAGATGTTTCCCGAACTCCAGGCCCGCTGGATGCTGGGCGCCCTGGGCTCCGTGGCGGTGCTGCTCGCGCTGCTGTTTCCGGGGCAGCCCCTGCACGTGAACGCATCCGCGTGGCTGCCGCTGCACCTGGCGCTGGGCATCGCGTCCTACGGGCTGTTCGCCGCCGCCGTGGTCCACGCCTGGCTCATGACCCGCGCGGAGCGCAAGATCCGCCAGGCCGCGGACCCGCACAGCGGCATTCCCTTGCTCACCCTGGAGCGCCTCACGTTCCGCTTCGTGATGGCGGGCTTCGTGCTCCTCACCGCCACGCTGGTGGCCGGCTGGCTGTTCGGCGAAACGCTGTACGGCCGGGCCTGGAACTGGGAGCACAAGACGGTGTTCTCGGTCCTGTCGTGGATCACGTTCGCGGTGCTGCTGATCGGGCGCACGCGCTTCGGCTGGCGCGGGCGCAGCGCCGTGCGCGTGCTGTATGCCGGCGCGGGCCTGCTGCTGCTGGCCTACGTGGGCTCGCGCTTCGTGCTCGAAGTGGTCCTGGGACGCGCCGCATGA
- a CDS encoding sigma-54-dependent transcriptional regulator, whose protein sequence is MNANAATILVVDDEPDLRTLYELTLLREGYRVETAANLQEARQQLQDRKFDAVITDMRLPDGFGMELLHELRDQQRRERCVVMTAYGSAENAVEALRSGAFDYLTKPVDLKLFRSVVASAIQGTGGVPPPRSARPGNAPRAPQETAAGTTLSLDRLVGESEAMRNVKQRIAKVARSMAPVLIRGESGTGKELVARALHASSQRAEGPLVAVNCGAIPENLLEAEFFGARKGSYTGATQDRDGYFQAARGGTLFLDEIGDLPLAMQSKLLRAIQERSVRALGSTGEETVDVRIVSATHRDLAADVQSGRFRQDLYYRLNVIEVVIPPLRERREDLPALCATLLARIAQESGAPVPPLTQNALDRIAMHPLTGNVRELENLLHRAVALSDGEELHVEPPHVSASNAARADAAAGHAAQGTEPPGATAPRNANPAATVPLPSDLQAWLDQQEREILVRALRETGFNRTATAARLGISLRQIRYRIARLDIAAPNDSDANDDSE, encoded by the coding sequence ATGAACGCCAACGCCGCCACGATCCTCGTCGTCGATGACGAACCCGACCTGCGCACCCTGTACGAGCTGACGCTGCTGCGCGAAGGCTACCGGGTCGAGACGGCAGCCAACCTGCAGGAGGCCCGTCAGCAGTTGCAGGACCGGAAGTTCGATGCCGTGATCACCGACATGCGCCTGCCGGACGGCTTCGGCATGGAGTTGCTGCACGAGCTGCGCGACCAGCAGCGGCGCGAGCGCTGCGTGGTGATGACCGCCTATGGCTCCGCCGAGAACGCGGTGGAGGCGCTGCGATCGGGCGCGTTCGATTACCTCACCAAGCCGGTGGACCTGAAACTGTTCCGCTCGGTCGTCGCTTCAGCGATCCAGGGCACCGGGGGGGTGCCTCCGCCTCGGTCGGCACGCCCCGGCAACGCACCGCGCGCCCCCCAGGAAACCGCTGCCGGCACCACGCTGTCCCTGGACCGGCTGGTAGGCGAGTCGGAGGCCATGCGCAACGTCAAGCAACGCATCGCCAAGGTGGCACGCAGCATGGCGCCGGTGCTCATCCGCGGCGAATCCGGCACCGGCAAGGAATTGGTGGCCCGTGCACTGCACGCCAGCAGCCAGCGCGCGGAGGGACCGCTGGTCGCCGTCAACTGCGGCGCCATTCCCGAAAATCTGCTCGAAGCCGAATTCTTCGGCGCGCGCAAGGGCTCCTACACCGGCGCCACGCAGGACCGCGATGGCTACTTCCAGGCGGCGCGCGGCGGCACGCTGTTCCTGGACGAAATCGGCGATCTGCCGCTGGCCATGCAGTCCAAGCTGCTGCGCGCCATCCAGGAACGCAGCGTGCGGGCGCTGGGCTCCACGGGTGAAGAAACCGTGGACGTGCGCATCGTCAGCGCCACCCACCGGGACCTCGCGGCCGATGTGCAGTCCGGCCGGTTCCGCCAGGATCTGTATTACCGTCTCAACGTGATCGAGGTGGTCATTCCGCCGCTGCGCGAACGCCGCGAAGATCTGCCCGCCCTGTGCGCCACGCTGCTGGCCCGCATCGCGCAGGAATCCGGCGCACCCGTGCCGCCCCTCACGCAGAACGCACTCGACCGCATTGCCATGCACCCGCTGACCGGCAATGTGCGCGAGCTGGAAAACCTGCTGCACCGCGCCGTCGCCTTGAGCGATGGGGAAGAACTGCATGTGGAGCCTCCGCACGTTTCGGCCTCCAATGCCGCGCGCGCCGACGCGGCGGCCGGGCATGCTGCCCAAGGAACGGAGCCACCCGGCGCCACCGCGCCGCGCAACGCCAATCCGGCCGCCACCGTTCCTCTGCCCAGCGACCTGCAGGCCTGGCTGGACCAGCAGGAGCGCGAGATCCTGGTGCGCGCCTTGCGGGAGACCGGCTTCAACCGCACCGCCACCGCGGCGCGGCTGGGCATCAGCCTGCGGCAGATCCGCTACCGCATCGCCCGCCTGGACATTGCCGCGCCCAACGACAGCGACGCGAATGACGACAGCGAATGA
- the ffh gene encoding signal recognition particle protein, with protein sequence MASALTEKLTRLVKEMRGQARITESNVQDMLREVRMALLEADVALPVVRDFIARVKEKALGQEVLGSLKPGQTLVSIVNRELAATMGEGIADINLAAQPPAVILMAGLQGAGKTTTTAKLAKHLIEKRKKKVLTVSGDVYRPAAIEQLKTVTAQAGAEWFPSSADQKPLDIARAAIDYAKRHYFDVLLVDTAGRLAIDEALMNEIKELHAVLNPVETLFVVDAMQGQDAINTARAFKEALPLTGIVLTKLDGDSRGGAALSVRQVTGAPIKFAGVSEKIDGLEVFDAERHAGRILGMGDIVALVEQVSAGVDMEAAQKLAAKVKSGDGFDLNDFLSQLQQMKQMGGLSSLMDKLPAQFTAKAGQVDMDKAEKDIRRKEGIIQSMTPLERRKPELIKATRKKRIAAGSGVHVQEVNRLLNEFDQMQGMMKKMKGGGLMKMMKRMGGMKGLGGGGMPKLPF encoded by the coding sequence ATGGCCTCCGCCCTTACCGAAAAACTCACGCGACTCGTCAAGGAGATGCGCGGCCAGGCCCGCATCACCGAATCCAACGTCCAGGACATGCTGCGCGAAGTGCGCATGGCGCTGCTGGAGGCCGACGTGGCCTTGCCGGTGGTGCGCGACTTCATCGCCCGCGTGAAGGAAAAGGCCCTGGGCCAGGAGGTGCTGGGCTCCCTGAAGCCCGGGCAGACGCTGGTGTCCATCGTGAACCGCGAGCTGGCCGCCACCATGGGCGAGGGCATCGCCGACATCAATCTGGCGGCCCAGCCGCCCGCGGTGATCCTGATGGCCGGCCTGCAGGGCGCGGGCAAGACCACCACCACCGCCAAGCTGGCCAAGCACCTGATCGAAAAGCGCAAGAAGAAAGTGCTCACCGTGTCAGGCGACGTGTACCGGCCCGCCGCCATCGAGCAGCTCAAGACCGTGACGGCGCAGGCCGGCGCCGAGTGGTTCCCGAGCTCGGCCGACCAAAAGCCCCTGGACATCGCCCGCGCGGCCATCGACTACGCCAAGCGGCATTACTTCGACGTGCTGCTGGTGGACACGGCCGGTCGCCTGGCCATCGACGAAGCCTTGATGAACGAAATCAAGGAGTTGCACGCGGTGCTGAACCCGGTCGAGACGCTGTTCGTCGTCGATGCCATGCAGGGGCAGGACGCCATCAACACCGCCCGCGCCTTCAAGGAAGCGCTGCCGCTCACCGGCATCGTGCTGACCAAGCTCGACGGCGACTCGCGCGGCGGTGCGGCGCTGTCGGTGCGCCAGGTGACCGGTGCGCCCATCAAGTTCGCCGGGGTGTCCGAGAAGATCGACGGGCTGGAGGTGTTCGATGCCGAGCGCCACGCCGGCCGCATCCTGGGCATGGGCGACATCGTCGCGCTGGTCGAGCAGGTGAGCGCGGGCGTGGACATGGAGGCGGCGCAAAAGCTCGCGGCCAAGGTCAAGAGCGGCGACGGATTCGACCTGAACGACTTCCTGTCGCAGCTGCAGCAGATGAAGCAGATGGGCGGCCTGTCCAGCCTCATGGACAAGCTGCCGGCCCAGTTCACCGCCAAGGCCGGCCAGGTGGACATGGACAAGGCCGAGAAGGACATCCGCCGCAAGGAAGGCATCATCCAGAGCATGACCCCGCTCGAGCGCCGCAAGCCCGAGCTGATCAAGGCCACGCGCAAGAAGCGCATCGCCGCCGGCTCCGGCGTGCACGTGCAGGAGGTGAACCGCCTGCTGAACGAGTTCGATCAGATGCAGGGCATGATGAAGAAGATGAAGGGCGGCGGCCTCATGAAGATGATGAAGCGCATGGGCGGCATGAAGGGCCTGGGCGGCGGCGGGATGCCCAAGCTGCCGTTCTGA
- the mdoH gene encoding glucans biosynthesis glucosyltransferase MdoH, translating to MDPHQSSRAGRVGAVAHAPAVVARRGAKYPRPVASDRSTLREERHPNSLTAPPVHRGSMAPLPWRGFWNSIGTALLMRLNGQRNRPAEGTEITETWQQAAQQRRLVFMLLTVASSALATTLFAGVQPSYDSAWLEYGQLALFALLSTWVVTGFLTGVMGFWVMLRGDAHALSAASVRNKPLNADARTAIIMPICNEDVSTVFAGLRATCESVAATGHAKTFDVFVLSDSYDPKIAAAERAAWEDLRAALAANGNQPQVEVYYRLRTRRSHRKAGNVADFCRRWGKDYRYMVVLDADSVMSGDCIVSMAKLMEAHPRAGIIQTATQAIGHVTLHARAQQFASRVTGRLFTLGMQFWQLGESHYWGHNAIIRVQPFMEHCALAPIKGTGGMSGGIMSHDFVEAALMRRAGYHVWLVSDLVGSYEQQPPDLLSELQRDRRWCQGNLQNARLMAEPGIHPVHRAMFVTGAMAYLSAPLWLAFITFGTALWLAGARLVSDWNILPSELMALWAWTLCMLFLPRVLGVTAILMKGEQKQYGGTASLIKSAGLESVLAILQAPIRMLAHSLFVIIALTGLKLDWKSPPREANAVPWSDAVRQLAPMTGVIALLGLGVALIDPSALMWLMPVGLPLALSIPLVVVSSQIALGRAVRAQRLLLIPEEAWSPPVLRRAWMHATQLKNRPQRSAAPVLKAA from the coding sequence ATGGACCCACATCAATCTTCCCGTGCAGGACGTGTCGGCGCTGTCGCGCACGCACCCGCTGTGGTGGCGCGGCGCGGCGCCAAGTACCCCCGTCCGGTGGCCTCTGACCGCAGCACGCTGCGCGAAGAACGCCACCCCAACTCTCTGACGGCACCGCCCGTGCACCGCGGCTCCATGGCACCCCTGCCATGGCGCGGCTTCTGGAACAGCATCGGCACCGCCTTGCTCATGCGCCTGAACGGCCAGCGCAACCGCCCCGCCGAAGGCACCGAAATCACCGAAACGTGGCAGCAGGCCGCCCAGCAGCGCCGCCTGGTGTTCATGCTGCTGACGGTTGCCAGCAGCGCGCTGGCCACCACGCTGTTTGCCGGCGTGCAGCCCAGCTACGACAGCGCCTGGCTCGAATACGGCCAACTCGCCCTGTTCGCCCTGCTCTCCACCTGGGTCGTCACCGGCTTCCTGACCGGCGTGATGGGCTTCTGGGTCATGCTGCGGGGCGACGCGCACGCACTGTCAGCCGCCAGCGTGCGCAACAAGCCTTTGAACGCCGACGCGCGGACGGCGATCATCATGCCGATCTGCAACGAGGACGTGTCCACCGTGTTCGCCGGCCTGCGCGCCACCTGCGAATCCGTGGCCGCCACGGGGCATGCCAAGACCTTCGACGTGTTCGTGCTGTCCGACAGCTACGACCCCAAGATCGCCGCCGCCGAGCGCGCCGCCTGGGAAGACCTGCGCGCCGCCCTGGCAGCGAACGGCAACCAGCCGCAGGTCGAGGTGTACTACCGCCTTCGCACCCGCCGCAGCCACCGCAAGGCCGGCAACGTGGCCGACTTCTGCCGCCGCTGGGGCAAGGACTACCGCTACATGGTCGTGCTCGACGCCGACAGCGTGATGAGCGGCGATTGCATCGTCTCCATGGCCAAGCTGATGGAAGCGCACCCCCGCGCCGGCATCATCCAGACCGCCACCCAGGCCATCGGCCACGTCACCCTGCACGCCCGTGCACAGCAGTTCGCCTCCCGCGTGACGGGTCGCCTGTTCACGCTGGGCATGCAGTTCTGGCAACTGGGCGAGTCCCACTACTGGGGCCACAACGCCATCATCCGCGTCCAGCCTTTCATGGAACACTGCGCGCTGGCCCCGATCAAGGGCACCGGCGGAATGAGCGGCGGCATCATGTCGCACGACTTCGTGGAAGCGGCCCTGATGCGCCGTGCCGGGTACCACGTGTGGCTGGTGTCCGACCTGGTCGGCAGCTACGAACAGCAACCGCCGGACCTGCTGTCCGAGCTGCAGCGTGACCGCCGCTGGTGCCAGGGCAACCTGCAAAACGCCCGCCTGATGGCCGAGCCCGGCATCCACCCCGTGCACCGCGCCATGTTCGTCACCGGCGCCATGGCCTACCTGTCGGCACCCCTGTGGCTGGCCTTCATCACCTTCGGCACGGCCCTGTGGCTGGCCGGCGCCCGCCTGGTGTCCGACTGGAACATCCTGCCCAGCGAACTGATGGCGCTGTGGGCCTGGACGCTGTGCATGCTGTTCCTGCCCCGCGTGCTGGGTGTGACGGCGATCCTCATGAAGGGCGAGCAAAAGCAGTACGGCGGCACCGCCAGCCTGATCAAGAGCGCCGGCCTGGAAAGCGTGCTGGCCATCCTGCAGGCCCCGATCCGCATGCTGGCCCACTCGCTGTTCGTGATCATCGCCCTCACCGGCCTGAAGCTGGACTGGAAGTCGCCTCCCCGCGAAGCCAACGCCGTGCCCTGGAGCGATGCGGTTCGCCAACTGGCTCCCATGACCGGCGTGATCGCCCTGCTGGGACTGGGCGTGGCGTTGATCGATCCGAGCGCGCTGATGTGGCTCATGCCCGTCGGCCTGCCGCTGGCCCTGTCCATTCCGCTGGTGGTGGTCTCCAGCCAGATCGCTCTGGGCCGTGCCGTGCGCGCCCAGCGCCTGCTGCTGATCCCCGAAGAGGCATGGTCTCCGCCTGTCCTGCGCCGCGCATGGATGCATGCCACGCAGCTGAAGAACCGCCCCCAGCGTTCCGCAGCGCCGGTCCTCAAGGCGGCTTGA
- a CDS encoding PP0621 family protein: MKYLVLLAVLVIAFGVWRNQRRREMPPPAAARPALPQAMVSCARCGVHIPRSEALTDSGPSYCSPEHQRQGPA, encoded by the coding sequence ATGAAGTACCTCGTCCTGCTGGCGGTGCTGGTCATCGCGTTCGGCGTGTGGCGCAACCAGCGGCGCCGGGAGATGCCACCGCCCGCCGCGGCACGCCCCGCCTTGCCGCAGGCCATGGTGAGCTGCGCCCGGTGCGGCGTGCACATTCCCCGGTCCGAGGCGCTGACCGACAGCGGCCCGAGCTACTGCAGCCCCGAGCACCAGCGCCAAGGGCCGGCGTGA
- a CDS encoding two-component system sensor histidine kinase NtrB produces the protein MPALKRASALLSADAPFARLWGSFLSGRIMVAAALLLLQGLGVALNQSYEPLLLGICAGYLVATVLLLVLAGNAPPGPHSWLQWVFSIGVDLALISTLQILHVGSMNFTPLFGLPILMAGVLGTLTLALGTTAAVTLLLLAWAWWLGSSGGSDATQRYFQTALTGTGYFIVAYLVHQLASRLNREQQLAQASQMAAKVQEQVSALVIHNLSDGVLVLDQRDTVRIANPAALRLLGTNARHALPFSMAHSSPWKPLLAMARQTFQKGQPQSADVDVLHPGQSPLALHVRAWLTSSQEIARETGGEHLCVMFLHDLREMEARLRTEKLASMGRMSAAVAHEIRNPLAAIMQANALLEEELHEPGQKRLAHMVQQNAERLARIAEEVLDIARVQHQISHAPASTVVLCDAVAQVWGDWQAQDPGKRRAQLALEAGRAPVEFDAEHLRRVLVNLLDNALRYMGGEPDSLYVATYVSAAGTVGLQVWSDGAPLDKTVERHLFEPFFSSESRSSGLGLYICRELCQRHGASIGYQRLTRSLPRGAVGGNAFTVVFRKNARPQEPNTTLFDTIVV, from the coding sequence GTGCCGGCCCTGAAACGCGCCAGCGCCCTGCTCTCCGCCGACGCCCCGTTCGCCCGGCTGTGGGGCAGCTTCCTGTCGGGCCGCATCATGGTGGCGGCCGCCCTGCTGCTGCTGCAGGGCCTGGGCGTGGCGCTGAACCAGTCCTACGAACCCCTGCTGCTGGGCATCTGTGCCGGCTACCTGGTGGCCACCGTGCTGCTGCTGGTGCTGGCCGGCAATGCACCGCCCGGACCCCATTCTTGGCTGCAGTGGGTGTTCTCGATCGGCGTGGACCTCGCCTTGATCAGCACGTTGCAGATCCTGCACGTGGGCTCCATGAACTTCACGCCCCTGTTCGGGCTGCCCATCCTGATGGCCGGCGTGCTGGGCACGCTGACCCTGGCCCTGGGCACGACCGCGGCCGTGACGCTGCTGCTGCTGGCATGGGCCTGGTGGCTGGGCAGCAGCGGCGGCTCGGACGCCACGCAGCGCTATTTCCAGACGGCCCTCACCGGCACGGGCTACTTCATCGTCGCCTATCTGGTGCATCAGCTCGCCTCGCGCCTGAACCGGGAGCAGCAGCTGGCCCAGGCCAGCCAGATGGCGGCCAAGGTGCAGGAGCAGGTGAGCGCCCTGGTCATCCACAACCTGTCGGACGGCGTGCTGGTGCTGGACCAGCGCGACACCGTGCGCATCGCCAACCCCGCCGCACTGCGGCTGCTGGGCACCAATGCCCGCCACGCGCTGCCGTTCTCCATGGCCCATTCCTCGCCCTGGAAGCCGTTGCTGGCGATGGCGCGGCAAACCTTTCAGAAAGGCCAGCCGCAAAGCGCCGACGTGGACGTGCTGCACCCAGGGCAAAGCCCGCTGGCGCTGCATGTGCGGGCCTGGCTCACTTCGTCGCAGGAGATCGCGCGCGAGACCGGGGGCGAGCACCTGTGCGTGATGTTCCTGCACGACCTGCGCGAGATGGAGGCGCGCCTGCGCACCGAAAAGCTCGCGTCAATGGGCCGCATGTCGGCCGCCGTGGCCCATGAGATCCGCAACCCGCTCGCGGCCATCATGCAAGCCAACGCCCTGCTGGAAGAAGAACTGCACGAGCCCGGCCAGAAGCGCCTGGCCCACATGGTGCAGCAGAACGCCGAGCGGCTGGCCCGCATCGCCGAGGAGGTGCTGGACATCGCCCGGGTGCAGCACCAGATCAGCCACGCGCCGGCCTCCACCGTGGTGCTGTGCGACGCGGTCGCGCAGGTCTGGGGCGACTGGCAGGCGCAGGACCCGGGAAAGCGCCGGGCCCAGCTCGCGCTGGAGGCGGGCCGCGCCCCCGTGGAGTTCGATGCCGAACACCTGCGCCGCGTGCTCGTCAATTTGCTCGACAACGCGCTGCGCTACATGGGCGGCGAGCCCGATTCGCTCTACGTGGCCACCTACGTCAGCGCGGCCGGCACGGTGGGGCTGCAGGTGTGGAGCGACGGCGCGCCGCTGGACAAGACCGTGGAACGCCATCTGTTCGAGCCCTTCTTTTCCTCGGAAAGCCGCTCCAGCGGGCTGGGCCTTTATATCTGCCGCGAGCTTTGCCAGCGGCACGGTGCGTCGATCGGTTACCAGCGCCTCACCCGCTCCCTGCCGCGCGGCGCGGTCGGCGGCAATGCGTTCACGGTCGTGTTCCGCAAGAACGCCCGGCCGCAGGAGCCGAACACCACGCTGTTTGACACAATCGTCGTCTGA
- a CDS encoding sigma 54-interacting transcriptional regulator — MKASTGHRQRILVVDDDADMLRLLSLRLQGAGYEVTAVTSAEAALAQLDIDRPQLVLSDVRLPGRDGLALFDEVRSRHPSLPVILLTAHGTIPDAVEATARGVFTYLTKPYDAKDLLDKIAQALAFSTPTAQTTRADDAWRAEIVSRSNRMADLLAEAHMVAQSDASVLLLGDSGTGKELLARAIHRASPRASRPFVAVNCGAIPEALLESELFGHMKGAFTDAVTNHKGLFQAADGGTLLLDEIGDMPPALQVKLLRVLQERAVRPVGASQATPVNVRIISATHRNLETAMAAAQFREDLYYRLNVVTLTLPTLGDRREDIALLANHFLDNLARKYDKRLSGFSPEALKALTTAAWPGNVRQLFNVVEQVCALSTTPLVSLGLVQRALRTPSAQVLSFAEARQRFEREYLVDLLKMTDGNVADAARLAQRNRTEFYRLLQKHALTPGNFKADAGTADDVADERQD; from the coding sequence ATGAAAGCTTCCACCGGACACCGCCAACGCATTCTCGTGGTGGACGACGATGCCGACATGCTGCGGCTACTGTCGCTGCGCCTGCAGGGCGCAGGCTACGAGGTCACGGCCGTGACCTCGGCCGAAGCCGCGCTCGCGCAGCTGGACATCGACCGCCCCCAGCTCGTGCTGAGCGATGTTCGCCTGCCGGGACGCGACGGCCTGGCGCTGTTCGACGAGGTGCGCTCGCGCCACCCTTCGCTGCCGGTCATCCTGCTGACCGCGCACGGCACGATTCCCGATGCGGTGGAGGCCACGGCGCGCGGCGTCTTCACGTACCTCACCAAGCCCTACGACGCCAAGGACCTGCTGGACAAGATCGCCCAGGCCCTGGCGTTCAGCACGCCCACGGCGCAGACCACGCGCGCCGACGACGCTTGGCGCGCAGAGATCGTCAGCCGATCCAACCGCATGGCGGACCTGCTGGCCGAGGCCCACATGGTGGCGCAGTCGGACGCCAGCGTGCTGCTGCTGGGCGACAGCGGGACCGGCAAGGAATTGCTGGCACGCGCCATCCACCGCGCCAGCCCGCGCGCCAGCCGGCCCTTCGTGGCGGTCAACTGCGGCGCCATTCCCGAGGCCCTGCTCGAATCCGAACTGTTCGGCCACATGAAGGGCGCCTTCACCGACGCGGTGACCAACCACAAGGGCCTGTTCCAGGCGGCCGATGGCGGCACGCTGCTGCTCGACGAGATCGGCGACATGCCGCCCGCCTTGCAGGTCAAGCTGCTGCGCGTGCTGCAGGAGCGCGCCGTGCGCCCGGTGGGCGCCAGCCAGGCGACGCCGGTGAACGTGCGCATCATCTCGGCCACCCACCGGAACCTGGAAACGGCCATGGCCGCCGCCCAATTCCGGGAAGACCTGTACTACCGCCTGAACGTCGTCACGCTGACGCTGCCCACGCTGGGTGACCGGCGTGAAGACATCGCGCTGCTGGCCAACCATTTTTTGGACAACCTGGCCCGCAAATACGACAAGCGCCTGTCCGGCTTCTCGCCAGAGGCGTTGAAGGCCCTGACCACCGCCGCCTGGCCCGGCAACGTGCGCCAGCTTTTCAACGTGGTGGAGCAGGTCTGCGCCCTGTCCACCACGCCTTTGGTGTCGCTGGGCCTGGTGCAGCGCGCACTGCGCACGCCTTCGGCTCAGGTGCTGAGCTTCGCCGAGGCACGGCAGCGCTTCGAGCGCGAATATCTGGTGGACCTGCTCAAGATGACGGACGGCAATGTCGCCGATGCCGCCCGCCTGGCGCAACGCAACCGGACCGAGTTCTACCGGCTGCTGCAAAAGCATGCGCTGACCCCCGGGAATTTCAAAGCCGATGCGGGCACGGCAGACGATGTCGCCGATGAGCGACAGGACTAA
- the ampD gene encoding 1,6-anhydro-N-acetylmuramyl-L-alanine amidase AmpD gives MTTANEAPRPGPVPKPEAGEGDVWNGGWYRDATREPSPNFGPRPAHAAIDLIVVHSISLPPGEYGGGQVQRLFTNALDWDAHPYYAGIRGLQVSAHFFIERDGRLWQFVDCDQRAWHAGPSSYRGRANCNDDSIGIELEGLEGQTFEPAQYATLNRLCAHLPSRYPIAHVAGHEDVAPGRKQDPGPGFDWRRLQADLQWPSAAFPQKSTQAPR, from the coding sequence ATGACGACAGCGAATGAGGCCCCGCGCCCCGGTCCGGTGCCAAAACCGGAAGCGGGCGAAGGGGATGTCTGGAACGGCGGCTGGTACCGGGACGCTACACGCGAGCCCTCGCCCAACTTCGGGCCGCGCCCGGCCCATGCGGCCATCGATCTCATCGTGGTGCACTCGATCAGCCTGCCCCCTGGCGAATACGGCGGCGGGCAGGTGCAACGGCTCTTCACCAATGCCCTCGACTGGGATGCGCACCCTTATTACGCCGGCATCCGCGGGCTGCAGGTGTCGGCCCATTTCTTCATCGAGCGGGACGGGCGGCTCTGGCAGTTCGTGGACTGCGACCAGCGGGCATGGCACGCCGGACCTTCGAGCTACCGGGGCCGCGCCAATTGCAACGATGACTCGATCGGCATCGAACTTGAAGGGCTGGAGGGCCAGACCTTCGAGCCCGCCCAATACGCCACGCTGAACCGGCTCTGCGCTCACCTGCCGTCGCGTTACCCGATTGCCCACGTGGCGGGCCACGAAGATGTGGCCCCGGGCCGCAAGCAGGACCCGGGGCCAGGATTCGACTGGCGGCGGCTGCAGGCGGACCTGCAATGGCCATCTGCGGCGTTTCCGCAAAAGTCAACTCAGGCGCCCCGATAA